Proteins encoded together in one Buchnera aphidicola (Takecallis taiwana) window:
- the serS gene encoding serine--tRNA ligase, whose translation MIDLNLLRYQPNIIVQKLKNKGFVLNIENLQILQKQRKKLQLEVEQLRHCYKNLSKKIGKKLNTQYDLTVLKTQVLKIKKDLLIKNDELYHIQTEIKNLISYIPNIPDDTVPIGTEYTNNEIILVWGKIKKCSFKIQDHVALGKQINGFDWFSASKMSGSRFVVMKDKMALLYRAIGQFMLDTHTVNHGYLEINIPYLVNTESMYGTGQLPKFQQELFYVSTIHQRKKNNKYILIPTAEVPLTNLFRNTVLLEEEVPVMLTAYSPCFRAETLSYGQDTRGLIRMHQFDKVEIFHITVPEKSMDSLEKLTLHAEKILQLLELPYRKVLLCTGDLGFSATKTYDLEVWLPAQKRYREISSCSNMSDFQTRRIQAKYFQKETKKKIFLHTINGSGLAIGRTLAAILENYQCADGKIEIPKILRKKYMHGMKFLN comes from the coding sequence ATGATTGATCTAAATTTATTACGTTACCAACCCAATATCATTGTTCAAAAATTGAAAAATAAAGGTTTTGTTTTAAATATAGAAAATTTACAGATTCTTCAAAAACAAAGAAAAAAATTACAACTTGAAGTAGAGCAATTAAGGCATTGTTATAAGAATTTATCTAAAAAAATTGGTAAAAAATTAAATACTCAATATGATTTAACAGTTTTGAAAACACAAGTACTAAAAATAAAAAAAGATTTATTAATAAAAAACGATGAATTGTATCATATACAAACAGAAATAAAAAATTTGATATCATATATACCAAATATACCGGATGATACCGTTCCTATTGGAACGGAATATACCAATAATGAAATTATCTTGGTATGGGGTAAAATTAAAAAATGTAGTTTTAAAATTCAAGATCATGTAGCTTTAGGTAAACAAATTAATGGTTTTGATTGGTTTTCAGCTTCTAAAATGTCTGGATCAAGATTTGTTGTTATGAAAGATAAAATGGCATTGTTATATCGTGCTATAGGACAATTTATGTTAGATACACATACCGTGAATCATGGTTATTTAGAAATAAATATACCATATTTAGTAAACACAGAAAGTATGTATGGTACTGGTCAATTACCCAAATTTCAGCAAGAATTATTTTACGTCTCTACAATACATCAACGAAAAAAAAATAACAAGTACATTTTAATACCAACTGCTGAAGTACCATTAACAAACTTATTTCGTAATACAGTTCTTTTAGAAGAAGAAGTGCCAGTTATGTTGACAGCTTACTCTCCATGTTTCCGTGCTGAAACTTTATCTTATGGTCAAGATACACGTGGTTTAATTCGTATGCACCAATTTGATAAAGTAGAAATATTTCATATTACTGTTCCTGAAAAGTCTATGGATAGTTTAGAAAAGTTAACACTACATGCTGAAAAAATACTACAATTGTTAGAATTGCCATATAGAAAAGTACTTTTATGTACCGGTGATCTTGGGTTTTCTGCTACTAAAACCTATGATTTAGAAGTTTGGTTACCAGCTCAAAAAAGATATCGAGAAATTTCTTCTTGTTCAAATATGTCCGATTTTCAAACTCGACGAATACAAGCAAAATACTTTCAAAAAGAAACAAAAAAAAAAATTTTTTTACATACCATTAATGGTTCTGGTTTAGCTATTGGCAGAACATTAGCTGCAATTTTAGAAAATTATCAATGTGCTGATGGAAAAATTGAAATACCAAAAATATTACGTAAAAAATATATGCATGGTATGAAATTTCTGAATTAA
- the trxB gene encoding thioredoxin-disulfide reductase: MQKKKINKLIIIGSGPAGYTAAIYSARANLKPLLITGLQKGGQLMKTERIENWPGRFQAVTGMALMHDIEQHALSLNTKIIHDQVLHVDFSQSIFKITCEKQEYLSASVIIATGSSPRYLGLNNEQEFIGKGISTCATCDGFFYKAQDVAVVGGGNTAVEEALYLSNIANIVHLIHRRKTFKADKILIQRLHKKLKTGSIILHTQYIIVNILGNENGVYAIEIAQTNNINNKKITPIKALFIAIGSIPNTHIFHEKLHMEKGYIILNKNLKNITTQTNISGVFAAGDVVDQNYKQAITSSASGCMAALDAERYLNTLDLI; this comes from the coding sequence ATACAAAAAAAAAAAATCAATAAACTGATTATTATTGGATCAGGACCTGCGGGATATACTGCTGCTATATATAGTGCAAGAGCTAATTTAAAACCATTGTTAATTACTGGCTTACAAAAAGGTGGTCAATTAATGAAAACAGAAAGAATTGAAAATTGGCCTGGACGATTTCAAGCAGTAACTGGTATGGCTTTAATGCATGACATAGAACAACATGCATTATCTTTAAATACAAAAATTATTCATGACCAAGTACTACATGTTGATTTTTCACAGTCAATATTTAAAATAACATGTGAAAAACAAGAATATCTTAGTGCTAGTGTGATTATTGCTACAGGATCTTCACCACGTTACTTAGGATTAAATAATGAACAAGAATTTATCGGAAAAGGTATTTCTACTTGTGCAACATGTGATGGTTTTTTTTACAAAGCGCAAGATGTTGCTGTGGTTGGTGGAGGTAATACAGCTGTAGAAGAAGCGCTATATTTATCTAATATTGCTAATATAGTACATTTAATACACCGTAGGAAAACATTTAAAGCAGATAAAATTTTAATACAAAGATTACATAAAAAATTAAAAACAGGATCGATTATTTTACATACTCAGTATATTATTGTAAATATATTAGGTAATGAAAATGGTGTTTATGCAATTGAAATTGCTCAAACAAATAATATAAATAATAAAAAAATAACTCCTATTAAAGCATTATTTATTGCGATTGGTAGCATTCCAAATACTCATATCTTTCATGAAAAATTACATATGGAAAAGGGATATATTATATTAAATAAAAATCTTAAAAATATCACTACACAAACAAATATATCAGGCGTTTTTGCTGCCGGAGATGTTGTAGATCAAAATTATAAACAAGCAATTACTTCATCTGCCAGTGGTTGTATGGCTGCATTAGATGCAGAACGATATTTAAATACATTAGATTTAATATAA
- the infA gene encoding translation initiation factor IF-1 — protein sequence MNKEENIEMQGNIIDTLPNTMFKVKLENGHIITAHISGKMRKNYIRILTGDKVTVELTPYDLSKGRIIFRSR from the coding sequence ATGAACAAAGAAGAAAATATTGAAATGCAAGGTAATATTATAGATACACTACCTAATACAATGTTTAAAGTAAAATTAGAGAATGGGCACATTATTACAGCTCATATATCTGGTAAAATGCGTAAAAATTACATTAGGATACTAACTGGTGATAAAGTTACAGTAGAATTAACACCTTATGATTTAAGTAAAGGCCGAATTATATTTAGAAGTAGATAA